One genomic region from Verrucomicrobiota bacterium encodes:
- a CDS encoding DUF1501 domain-containing protein, with protein sequence MRSDRPRSPSSSLSRRGFFESVAGGIHGAALAYLFSRDFFGSSPWLAQAADAHPASPDRTMFDLTPKKPHFPPKARAVIHLFMNGGPSQMDLFDPKVELDKHHGESYFQKIAGEVESPGSAGALMRSPFKFSQHGRSGMWVSELMPHLARHVDEIAFIRSMHTTILTHEPAIYKIQSGRTLPGYGCLGSWAVYGLGTENQSLPAYVVLDDPISLPVNGVENWQSGFLPPVYQGIRFRSNGSPVLNLKPEVEQPPDVVRLERDLLARLDRIHLQKRSGNPALEARISTYELAARMQLAASDALDLSQETPATLELYGLTNKQTESYGRRCLIARRLVERGVRFVQLYINGQIWDNHANIAVDLKSACDRTDQPIAALLQDLKQRGLLSDTLVVWGGEFGRLPIAQLPGDKVVSKAGRDHNKNAMIIWMAGAGIKPGVVHGSTDEIGMAAADDKVTVQDWHATILHLLGLNHEELFFERHGLKEKLTSVFDTRLIQGILA encoded by the coding sequence ATGCGTTCGGACCGACCACGCTCTCCGTCCTCGTCCCTCAGCCGCCGAGGTTTTTTCGAGTCGGTGGCGGGAGGAATTCATGGCGCCGCCCTGGCCTATCTCTTCAGCCGGGACTTCTTCGGAAGTTCTCCGTGGCTCGCCCAAGCGGCAGATGCGCATCCCGCAAGCCCGGATCGGACGATGTTCGATCTCACTCCGAAGAAACCTCACTTTCCTCCCAAGGCCAGGGCCGTGATCCATCTTTTCATGAACGGGGGTCCCAGCCAGATGGACTTGTTCGATCCCAAGGTGGAACTGGATAAGCATCATGGAGAGTCCTACTTCCAGAAAATCGCGGGCGAAGTGGAGAGTCCCGGCTCGGCCGGAGCCCTCATGCGGAGCCCCTTCAAGTTCAGCCAGCATGGCCGTTCCGGCATGTGGGTTTCCGAACTGATGCCGCACCTGGCCCGGCATGTCGATGAGATCGCCTTCATCCGGTCCATGCACACCACCATCCTCACCCATGAGCCGGCCATCTATAAGATCCAGTCTGGCCGGACCCTTCCGGGGTACGGCTGTCTCGGCTCCTGGGCGGTCTATGGCCTGGGGACGGAAAACCAGAGCCTGCCCGCTTACGTCGTGCTTGACGATCCGATCAGCCTTCCCGTCAACGGCGTTGAGAATTGGCAGTCCGGATTCTTGCCGCCGGTTTACCAAGGCATCCGCTTCCGTTCCAATGGATCGCCCGTGCTCAATCTCAAACCCGAGGTCGAACAGCCGCCGGATGTCGTCCGGCTCGAGCGCGACCTGTTGGCGCGATTGGACCGCATTCACCTTCAGAAGCGATCCGGCAACCCGGCTCTGGAAGCCCGCATTTCCACCTACGAACTCGCCGCGCGCATGCAATTGGCCGCGTCCGACGCGCTGGACCTGTCTCAGGAAACTCCGGCAACGCTCGAGCTCTATGGCCTGACGAACAAGCAAACCGAGTCGTATGGACGGCGCTGCCTGATTGCCCGCCGCCTGGTTGAGCGCGGAGTTCGTTTTGTCCAGCTCTATATCAATGGCCAGATTTGGGACAATCACGCCAACATTGCCGTGGATCTCAAATCGGCTTGCGACCGAACCGACCAACCGATTGCTGCCCTCTTGCAGGACTTAAAACAGCGCGGCCTTCTCTCGGACACGCTGGTGGTGTGGGGCGGTGAGTTCGGACGCCTTCCCATTGCCCAACTGCCGGGCGACAAAGTGGTGAGCAAAGCCGGGCGTGATCACAACAAGAACGCCATGATCATCTGGATGGCCGGCGCCGGCATCAAACCTGGCGTGGTCCACGGATCCACCGACGAAATCGGAATGGCCGCGGCGGATGACAAGGTCACGGTGCAGGATTGGCACGCGACGATTCTTCACTTGCTCGGGCTCAACCACGAGGAACTCTTCTTCGAACGCCACGGATTGAAGGAAAAGCTGACTTCCGTTTTTGACACGCGCTTGATCCAAGGGATCCTTGCCTGA
- a CDS encoding DUF1553 domain-containing protein → MEFDMKRHATLRDPRPQGSLVLERESVRRHGALRLVLASVLLGGFLNTAQTQEPRIPALPPRPEVTQHEIIPILLLRCTVCHGLRRQEAGLDLRTKASMLKGGNSGPALIQGNPEASLMHKRIASGQCPPPLRVVEVSVKPMESHELALLAKWIQLGAPEIPDEFDAAGENPDPGIRDEDRQFWAFQTPKPVAIPRLSEAVRNPVDAFILEKLQRKGLHFSPPADAFTLIRRATLDLTGMPPAPEEMAAFLSDPDPAAYEKMIDRLLASPRYGERWARHWLDLAGYADSEGKREQDEIRPDAYRYRDYVIRSYNRDKPYDRFLLEQIAGDELADYTGAGEMTEALSDHLVATGFLRMAPDSTVAQITAFVPDRLDVIADAIEVLGSGVMGLTVGCARCHSHKFDPIPQRDYYRIAAALKGAYDEHDWLTPNQRRLPFVATAERRQWETRDQEIATEIESRNAKLNAAASKLKQVIFLERLAQLPLFLKEGVRQALETGANQRSGAQQFLAGKFEKLLRIDDQELKRLDATFKKTADEIQSQIVALEKQRPPEPKIRALWDRGEPSPTYLLTRGNYLTPGRLVAPGGLSILALTNAPFEIRPPWPGAKQTGRRLALAKWLTHPDHPLTARVMVNRIWRHHFEHGLVRSTGNFGRTGTPPTHPELLDWLASAFVRGGWSMKALHRVIMTSRTYRQSSVVTAESQQLDPGNDLLSRFPLKRMDAEVLADTILRVSGVLDETPFGPPDKVQVRADGLVSPAGTVRGWRRSIYVQQRRKEIPSILEVFDLPQMNPHCLERPNSVVASQALHLMNNALIRRWAESLALRVVREAGHDPNEQIRRLYLIAFSRPPTAEEEQLTKESLSQLALQWSAAAAAKNQRSAPEMEPLASLCHVLINSAEFIFID, encoded by the coding sequence GCGTGCGTCGCCACGGTGCCCTGCGCCTCGTTCTCGCATCCGTTCTCCTCGGCGGGTTCCTCAACACCGCGCAGACCCAGGAACCGCGGATCCCTGCGCTTCCCCCCCGTCCTGAAGTGACCCAACACGAAATCATTCCGATTCTTCTGCTCCGCTGCACGGTCTGTCATGGACTGCGGCGGCAGGAAGCCGGACTCGATCTTCGCACCAAGGCCTCGATGCTCAAAGGCGGGAATTCCGGCCCTGCCCTGATCCAGGGAAACCCCGAGGCAAGTTTGATGCATAAGAGAATTGCCTCCGGACAATGCCCGCCACCTTTGCGCGTCGTGGAAGTGAGCGTCAAACCCATGGAATCCCACGAACTCGCACTCCTGGCGAAATGGATCCAGCTTGGCGCTCCTGAAATCCCTGATGAATTCGATGCCGCCGGGGAAAACCCCGATCCAGGCATCCGCGATGAGGACCGCCAGTTCTGGGCTTTTCAGACGCCCAAGCCCGTCGCGATCCCCCGCCTCTCCGAGGCGGTTCGAAATCCGGTGGACGCCTTCATCCTCGAGAAACTCCAGCGGAAAGGACTCCACTTTTCACCTCCGGCGGACGCGTTCACTCTGATCCGCCGCGCCACCCTCGACCTGACGGGCATGCCTCCGGCCCCTGAGGAAATGGCCGCCTTCCTTTCCGACCCCGACCCCGCCGCATACGAGAAGATGATCGACCGGCTTCTGGCCTCACCTCGCTACGGGGAACGCTGGGCTCGGCATTGGCTCGACCTCGCGGGTTATGCCGACTCCGAGGGAAAGCGTGAACAGGACGAAATACGCCCCGACGCCTACCGCTACCGCGATTATGTGATTCGATCTTATAATCGCGACAAGCCCTACGACCGGTTCCTTCTGGAACAGATCGCCGGCGACGAACTTGCCGATTACACCGGCGCCGGCGAAATGACCGAGGCGCTTTCCGACCATCTGGTTGCGACGGGCTTTCTGCGCATGGCTCCCGACTCGACCGTCGCCCAGATCACCGCCTTCGTTCCCGACCGTCTTGATGTCATCGCGGATGCCATCGAGGTCCTGGGATCGGGTGTCATGGGCTTGACCGTGGGATGCGCCCGCTGCCACTCGCACAAGTTCGATCCCATCCCTCAGCGCGACTACTACCGGATAGCCGCCGCCTTGAAAGGAGCCTACGACGAACACGACTGGCTCACTCCCAACCAACGCAGACTGCCCTTCGTTGCCACGGCCGAACGGCGCCAATGGGAGACTCGCGATCAAGAGATCGCCACCGAAATCGAATCACGGAATGCCAAGCTGAATGCAGCAGCCTCGAAGCTGAAGCAGGTCATCTTCCTGGAACGCCTCGCCCAGTTGCCTCTCTTCCTCAAAGAGGGCGTCCGCCAAGCCCTGGAAACAGGCGCGAATCAACGCAGCGGCGCCCAACAATTCTTGGCCGGCAAGTTTGAAAAGTTGCTGCGGATCGACGACCAGGAATTGAAGAGGCTGGACGCGACGTTCAAGAAGACGGCGGATGAGATCCAGAGCCAAATTGTTGCCCTCGAAAAACAACGGCCGCCGGAACCGAAGATCCGCGCGTTGTGGGACCGGGGTGAACCTTCGCCCACTTATCTGCTGACCCGCGGCAATTATCTGACGCCGGGCCGCCTTGTCGCTCCGGGCGGGTTGTCGATTCTCGCGCTGACCAACGCGCCCTTCGAGATTCGTCCACCCTGGCCCGGCGCCAAACAAACCGGCCGGCGGCTGGCGCTGGCGAAGTGGCTCACTCATCCCGACCATCCTCTGACCGCCCGGGTGATGGTCAATCGCATTTGGAGGCATCACTTCGAACATGGATTGGTACGGTCCACGGGCAACTTCGGACGGACGGGCACGCCACCCACGCATCCGGAATTATTGGATTGGCTCGCGAGCGCGTTCGTCCGCGGCGGATGGAGTATGAAAGCCCTTCACCGAGTCATCATGACTTCCCGCACTTACCGCCAGTCTTCCGTGGTGACCGCGGAGTCCCAGCAACTTGATCCCGGCAATGATCTGCTCTCGCGGTTTCCTCTCAAACGCATGGATGCCGAGGTGCTGGCCGACACCATCCTTCGCGTCTCGGGCGTGCTCGACGAAACCCCGTTTGGTCCGCCCGACAAAGTGCAGGTGCGAGCGGACGGATTGGTCAGTCCGGCGGGGACTGTGAGGGGCTGGCGGCGCAGCATTTATGTGCAACAGCGTCGCAAGGAAATCCCCTCGATCCTGGAAGTGTTCGATCTGCCGCAAATGAACCCCCACTGTCTCGAACGTCCCAACTCGGTCGTGGCGAGTCAGGCATTGCATCTCATGAACAACGCCTTGATTCGGCGCTGGGCGGAGTCTCTCGCTCTCCGAGTGGTTCGCGAGGCAGGACATGATCCGAACGAGCAGATCCGCCGGCTTTACCTGATCGCCTTCAGCCGCCCCCCCACGGCTGAAGAGGAGCAACTCACCAAGGAATCACTCTCCCAGCTCGCGTTACAGTGGTCCGCCGCCGCCGCGGCAAAGAATCAGCGGTCCGCCCCAGAGATGGAACCCCTCGCCAGTCTTTGCCACGTCCTCATCAATTCGGCGGAATTCATCTTCATCGATTGA